One Suncus etruscus isolate mSunEtr1 chromosome 13, mSunEtr1.pri.cur, whole genome shotgun sequence genomic region harbors:
- the LOC126026129 gene encoding keratin-associated protein 19-7-like, with the protein MSYYGNYYGGLGYGFGGLGYGYGGLGYGCGCGYGYGSGFGGSRYCCYRPCCYGRFWSSGFY; encoded by the coding sequence ATGAGCTATTACGGCAACTATTATGGTGGTTTGGGTTATGGCTTCGGAGGCCTGGGCTATGGCTACGGAGGTCTAGGCTATGGATGTGGATGTGGCTATGGCTATGGCTCTGGCTTTGGTGGCTCTAGATACTGTTGCTATCGCCCATGCTGCTATGGAAGATTTTGGTCCTCTGGCTTCTACTGA